The Cardiocondyla obscurior isolate alpha-2009 linkage group LG24, Cobs3.1, whole genome shotgun sequence sequence AAGAGGTGACGAGTGAAGGCGTCGATAATGCCGGACGCGCAACGCAATTCAGGTCGGACGCTCCGCGCGCTGCGCCTACTTCGTAACCTTGTCGTTTCGAAGTACTTCTTCGGGGCACGAAACGGAGCACAGAACGACAAGCGGAGTAACCCAGAAgcacagaaaataattgttcgtATCTAAATCGACGACGTAGACACTTTTTCGTTCGCGAGACTGTCCTTACTGCGGCCGAAGACACGCGAAAATGCGGAGCGATCAGCGACCTGACCGCGCGCCCGCGTCTCCGCGACTAGACTGACCCCTGCTGACCATTCAAGATTTCGGCCCTTAAATAGAAAGAgacaaccgcgtaaaaaagtgagacagcaATAGGCCCCCCCATCATTGaacgctgtccttctcgcacggAGTTCTCGGAtgcgccgagctcgacgccgagttAATCTACGTTTTGATTCTTCAGCCTCAATGCTGTTATCGCCGCCCGATTACGAGTAGGTACGCGTAGCTATCGCGGCGGAATGAGGCGATTTACCTTCATTTACCCGGTCGAACGTGGATGGACAACGGCGGTGTCCCGTGCACGATATTGCGGTTCATAAAGCTCCCGGGGCAAGGAGAGACATAGAAACGCGACGATAAGTCGCGACAGAACGCACGCAGGTGCCTGGACATCTTCGTCTCGAGGAATCGATGCTCACCGCGTAGCTGGCGTTCCTTCTGGGCCGTGCATCGGATCGTGTAGACTCCTCGCGATCAAGCACTCacggagcgctgtgattggtcggcgcctGGGGTCCTCCGCCGCTCGGACGCGATCAGCCGGCAGTCCACGGTGAGACGCGGCGAGAGGGAAAACGGATAATCGCGAAGACCgcctttgcctggacatattaattgaatctcgaataaaagaaatcggTGTGACGCCATTGTAAGTATACGGCAGCTATGGGAATTCATAGAAATCCAAGTAGTTTGCGTCATATGTCGAGCCTCGCGTATAATCGCCGATGCTCGCCGCGTGCGGAAAAGTTTTCGAAACAGCCCGACGAATGGGACGCGATCAATCTTCCGGCGGCAGATGGCTCGTTATCACCAACCAGTTTGAAGAAGTCCGTGCTTTACGGCTTTAGATGCGTTTGCTCCGCgatagcgcgcgcgcgcgcgcgctgccGCGGAACGCGGAGAGGAACGCCGCCGTTTCTCGTGGGACGCGTCGCTAAAACGCAAGCGGTTTGCGTACCGCGCGTACGATTTCCTCGCGTGTATCGGCACGGCAGAAATATCAAGGCGGCACGGGCAACTCTCACGTTTTTGTCCTACTTATCCGGCGATTATCCGCGACTTCCGCTTTCGTCCGACTCCGAGGATCGCGGCTTCTTCAAGGCTGCCGCGATCTAGCGCGCGTGCTTAAAAAGATTTTCCTTGAGAGTAAAACCGATCGTTATTTCCCCGCGTGCAAAGTCAACACGCGGAAGAGCGAAACTAAGTAGCCGGCTTTGTGTCGggaaattcttttctttttttttaatccttcgATCGTCTTTTATCGTAATTTCTCAATGCCATTCGGCTACATTATTTTTCGAAATCGTAAAACTAGCCTCTGGATAATTTATTCGCATAAATTCGGGGAGCCTAATCCTTCAAATACACAGTTATTTCTTTTAGCTGCGTGAATTCTGAACGATCACGCGAGCGGATGTTACTTTTAGTTCGCGCACGTAGACTCGggcttataaaaaaattaatgtaattaaatctttgtttaggaaaaaaaaaaaaaataataaaataaagaaagtatttttttgCTGTCATAAAAAGCGGCATGTTTGgtcgtttgaaaatttataataaatgtaacgcGAAAGATAAACATAGCGAATGATAAAtgtgattaaatttttgtcgAAAGAATgactattaatatattattaatgtgtaaaatatttatgtgaTACTGtccgaaagaaattaattcttctaAATTTTGTAACTTTCAAACAAGATATTCCACGTCGCTCTGGATTTCCTGTATTTCCTGAGAAATCAAACGGAGCTCGGCCTTCTGGCGGTATCGAGCGTACATGGATTAACGGATAAATCATTCAAGGATATAAAAATGACTCCGTCAACGTTGTCGAGCGTTAATTAAAGGTTCATGAGAATTAAACGCGATAAGAATTGCTAGGCGAACGCGGTGCTACCGTTACGTTACGCTGCACGCACGTGCGTAAAACGCGCATAGACGCCGTTAAATCAACCGATTTATTCCTGTTGGTTTCAGCTGTGCGGGCGGATCGGATGCGAGGCGGTAGAAACAAATTTGGACCCATGTACAAAAGGGACAGGGCGCGGAAGCTGCAGCTGATACGCCAGCGGCAATTGGCGATCCAGACGATACGCGGTAGCCTCGGCGACCCGTCGAGCTACTCGGCCGCGGTCGCGCCCTTGATGCACATTAAGCAGGAGATCCAAATACCTCAGGTCTCGAGTTTGACCTCGTCGCCGGACTCGAGCCCGTCCCCCGCGACCGTGGCCGCGGGTTTGGTCACGACGCAAGCCGGCAGCAGCGGGGCCGGTCAGCACCAGCTGATCGCGCCGTCCAGCCAGCCCAACATCGGCACCAGCGGCGGtagcggcggtggcggcggtaaCACCGGCATCGGCACCGGCGGCGGTAACAGCGGTAACGGCGGCAACGGCGGCAACCACCTGCACAATCTCAACCCGGGCCTGGACAGCAAGCTCTGGGCCGCGAACTCCACGACCCCCGGCACGAAGGTCTTCAACTTCGGCGAGCAGTCCGCGCAGCCACACGGCGGCGGGATGCCGAGCTACGCCCCGAACCCCTCCGTAGCCCTCAAGACACTCGGCCCGATGATAAGGGAGTTTATGTCGTCGATCGACGACCGCGAGTGGCAGACGTCTCTCTTCGGACTGTTGCAAAGCCAAACGTATAATCAGTGTGAAGTGGACTTGTTCGAATTAATGTGCAAAGTGCTCGACCAGAATCTGTTTTCTCAGGTGGACTGGGCTAGGAACTCGACGTTCTTCAAAGATCTCAAGGTAAGCATCTCGGGCATCTAGGCCACCGCGGCGGTCTCTTGTAGAACAACGagcaacttttattttaatttttctttttttttttccctttcttgtTAACTTTGTGTTGTTCAATcttatcttcttcttcttctttttttttttttttttttttgtttaacataATAGACGAACGTTGTTCGAATCACGATTTCGTCGAGAAGATCTCCGACGAGAAAAGTCCGTTCTTACCGATAAATAACTCTCTGCCTGGCCTGCCTCGTTGCCATGAGCGGGGATGTGAGGTAACCGGCGGCATTGCACAATCACTGAATGATTTCAAGCATCGCCTCATATCTAGGTCATAACAAGATACGTTTCTGGGTTATGGCGGTTGCCCCAAAGCGGGACcgcgttaattataaattgcataCTTTAACCGGTCGTtttgtaataactttttatttttgctccAACACGGTGGATTTGTTAACGACGATGCAAAGCAGACCGAGGCCATTTTGTTGAAACTTTGCGTCGACAATATGGTACACGTTGCCACCTAATCTTCACATCAGTCTTATTAAAATCGTATCGTGCATCTAGAGgcatttttaaaacgttctttttacttctgatataaatataaatcgtcGTAAATAccaatgcatttttttttgtagtactttttattgcgaaaagagaaagaagaattttCTCAGCTCAACGAAATCGTCGTTTGAAGCATTTAcgaattatcaattattgttAACGCGGTTAAagttaattgtaaataatttggaaagtttcgttttaattgttttatttattgcgtggatttttaaatatatttattcctaaaaatattttattcttgcggtgctatgtataatttttttttttttaatgttaatattcgAAATTGTATACAATTCTCTTCCATATCTTATTTCTCTCTATATTCGTTCATTATATCTAACATTTGCACGGAAATGTTACTTGCCAGGTTGACGATCAAATGAAGTTGCTGCAACACTCTTGGTCGGATATGTTGGTGTTAGATCACCTTCATCACAGGTTACACAATAATCTACCCGACGAAACGACGCTTCACAATGGCCAAAAGTTTGATCTTCTCTGTCTCGGCCTACTTGGAGTTCCTTCCTTGGCCGAAACCTTCAGGGAGCTGTCCAAAACGCTACAGGAACTAAAATTCGACGTTCCAGAATATATATGCATGAAATTCCTAATGCTACTGAATCACGGTAAGTAAAACTAAACGTTTGTCTCTTATATCGACGCGTAAGCGACGATTTTTGAGAGACAAATGGTGATTGAGTTGATAAGATCCACGGGGATCATACAATCTACATTTAATATAGCTTTGCAAAAACGTGACGCGAAGATCGCATCGCGGAGACCTTTTGCATcaacaatgtaaaatttatcgcaCGTCTCGTCATaacttggttttttttctgtccTTCGTTCCACTTTCCAATATAAATGCCGTTTCTCTATGTCTTGTAGTATTTGAGTCGAAACTCGTATCCTTTTACATAAATGCGTGTATTTAATTTGCTGCAGATGTCCGTGGATTGGTGAACAAAAAGCACGTACAGGAGGGTCACGAGCAGGTTCAACAAGCGCTTATGGAATACACGTTAAATAATCACCCATCTGTActggtatattttattacgaaatattatctttttacacTTTACCTGAAATTATTTGAACTAggtctgtaattttctttattttcaatcTATGTAGGATAAATTTAACAAGCTGCTAGCAGTATTACCGGACATTCACGAGGTGGCAACTAAGGGAGAAGAACATCTTTATCAGAAACATTGTAATGGAGGCGCGCCAACGCAAACGCTTCTCATGGAGATGCTTCACGCCAAGAGAAAATGAGACGATCAGTTTTACTTGGTAATCTTTGCCAtcgaataagaaaaaaaagtccgttatattacaaatatatatatacatatatacaatatatatacacatatatcgATATAtgtaatacaatatatatatatgtatatatatacacagagacatatatatgtatatattgaaAGTCTTGTTAATGCCCCTAATCGTGAGACAGAGTGGACCTCAAAGTACCTATTAAGAGCTAAAACGTTGCTAAGGTATCGGACCAAGTAATGGGGCCCTGGTTCATAAAATACCTAGGCATACAAATCAAGTATAGACGTACATACTTTACACACGCGCG is a genomic window containing:
- the Ftz-f1 gene encoding nuclear hormone receptor FTZ-F1 isoform X2 — protein: MAARPGDDGGDASATVLDDNAGGGIVTTAGPITESSTSSSSSSSSATAAAAVILTESTATSAGSLPLTGSQQQDNLHQVHQQQTQQRVNLIADVAVNDVAGAGSGNGACGGTSTSLENNGGGGGGGGGGGGGGGGYAGSGNGGGGGNGNGTGPGAGGSGPGSANVPVSCGPAATAAGSGSIVAGGIPTSGGTLCHPGLGQVGIVTGSIPCPSDFPDTKDIVIEELCPVCGDKVSGYHYGLLTCESCKGFFKRTVQNKKVYTCVAERSCHIDKTQRKRCPYCRFQKCLEVGMKLEAVRADRMRGGRNKFGPMYKRDRARKLQLIRQRQLAIQTIRGSLGDPSSYSAAVAPLMHIKQEIQIPQVSSLTSSPDSSPSPATVAAGLVTTQAGSSGAGQHQLIAPSSQPNIGTSGGSGGGGGNTGIGTGGGNSGNGGNGGNHLHNLNPGLDSKLWAANSTTPGTKVFNFGEQSAQPHGGGMPSYAPNPSVALKTLGPMIREFMSSIDDREWQTSLFGLLQSQTYNQCEVDLFELMCKVLDQNLFSQVDWARNSTFFKDLKVDDQMKLLQHSWSDMLVLDHLHHRLHNNLPDETTLHNGQKFDLLCLGLLGVPSLAETFRELSKTLQELKFDVPEYICMKFLMLLNHDVRGLVNKKHVQEGHEQVQQALMEYTLNNHPSVLDKFNKLLAVLPDIHEVATKGEEHLYQKHCNGGAPTQTLLMEMLHAKRK
- the Ftz-f1 gene encoding nuclear hormone receptor FTZ-F1 isoform X1 is translated as MGDMLLEMEQHSGLISLSMSPFHLSPQGSPQAAGQQPPQQQPQPHYGASAYSSCAQSSPSPMCHQPQSQSQQQQQQQQQQQMSAHNQAAQSQGMSSFEAAFFDTGPLEDHRCPVCGHKNMSGYQCGIQGLLTCENCKNFFKRNGSPCSNKKVYTCLFSQSGGGGNGGGGNGGNAGSGNGGNAGGASSVLEICANKKVYTCLFPPTGAGSGNGACGGTSTSLENNGGGGGGGGGGGGGGGGYAGSGNGGGGGNGNGTGPGAGGSGPGSANVPVSCGPAATAAGSGSIVAGGIPTSGGTLCHPGLGQVGIVTGSIPCPSDFPDTKDIVIEELCPVCGDKVSGYHYGLLTCESCKGFFKRTVQNKKVYTCVAERSCHIDKTQRKRCPYCRFQKCLEVGMKLEAVRADRMRGGRNKFGPMYKRDRARKLQLIRQRQLAIQTIRGSLGDPSSYSAAVAPLMHIKQEIQIPQVSSLTSSPDSSPSPATVAAGLVTTQAGSSGAGQHQLIAPSSQPNIGTSGGSGGGGGNTGIGTGGGNSGNGGNGGNHLHNLNPGLDSKLWAANSTTPGTKVFNFGEQSAQPHGGGMPSYAPNPSVALKTLGPMIREFMSSIDDREWQTSLFGLLQSQTYNQCEVDLFELMCKVLDQNLFSQVDWARNSTFFKDLKVDDQMKLLQHSWSDMLVLDHLHHRLHNNLPDETTLHNGQKFDLLCLGLLGVPSLAETFRELSKTLQELKFDVPEYICMKFLMLLNHDVRGLVNKKHVQEGHEQVQQALMEYTLNNHPSVLDKFNKLLAVLPDIHEVATKGEEHLYQKHCNGGAPTQTLLMEMLHAKRK